A single window of Dethiosulfovibrio salsuginis DNA harbors:
- a CDS encoding prepilin-type N-terminal cleavage/methylation domain-containing protein — MTYWPKTGSKRRKAFTLVEVLIALMITSVIGGSTVSLLYTYLKNYEQSSEYTTALQRGQMVLSYLEPVALSAGLGFPSSPDLYTHVVNGDPLLSSWGSPLSLADNGRTIRIVYSTVLEAVTADMVDFSPGGTTSVALTGNTDGLNLNYAYGPSDSKWLSFLSTGTPSLTGSSASPLSLSFLGRDPVTSARFDPLLLVRTMEAYVQNDEFCVKDNNGAAQPVVKGVLKIYFEELEGNVLKVSVLTRGDAREGLSSPQEAIPWPDGGNPITADDYRYKLVLSSAVWRVRNL; from the coding sequence ATGACCTATTGGCCGAAAACAGGATCGAAAAGACGGAAGGCCTTCACCTTGGTGGAGGTCTTAATTGCTTTGATGATAACGTCGGTCATAGGTGGATCGACGGTGTCCCTCCTCTACACCTACCTGAAAAACTACGAACAGTCCTCGGAGTACACCACAGCCCTCCAGAGGGGCCAGATGGTCCTGTCCTACCTGGAGCCGGTGGCCCTCTCCGCGGGGCTGGGATTCCCCTCAAGCCCAGACCTCTATACCCATGTCGTGAATGGCGACCCCCTGCTAAGCTCCTGGGGAAGCCCTCTCTCCCTGGCCGATAACGGCAGAACCATAAGGATCGTATATTCCACGGTGCTCGAAGCGGTCACCGCCGATATGGTGGACTTCTCCCCCGGTGGAACGACCTCAGTGGCCCTGACTGGCAATACCGATGGTCTTAATCTGAATTACGCCTATGGACCTTCCGACAGTAAGTGGCTCTCCTTCCTATCGACTGGAACTCCATCGCTGACTGGCTCGAGTGCGTCCCCCCTTTCCCTGTCTTTTCTGGGCAGAGACCCTGTAACCTCCGCTCGTTTCGATCCTCTACTGCTGGTGAGGACCATGGAGGCCTACGTACAGAACGACGAATTTTGCGTAAAGGACAATAACGGTGCCGCCCAGCCGGTGGTGAAAGGGGTCCTAAAGATCTACTTCGAGGAACTGGAGGGCAACGTCCTTAAGGTTTCCGTCCTAACCAGAGGGGACGCTAGAGAGGGCTTGTCCTCTCCTCAGGAGGCCATTCCCTGGCCCGACGGCGGAAACCCTATAACCGCCGACGACTATCGGTATAAACTGGTCCTTTCATCGGCGGTATGGAGGGTGAGAAACCTATGA
- a CDS encoding type IV pilus modification PilV family protein translates to MSRRAFSLVETLIAMAILSIALVGLAAVPVATTRLMVHGVQREKALSVAMARLEEVEGVDLDNTSWVVSSDVDGGYSWSRSVAKTSDYLHIVTVAVNWDGLRGAGSLTLSRDYGTSRDRRVD, encoded by the coding sequence ATGTCCAGGAGGGCCTTTTCCCTTGTGGAGACCCTCATAGCCATGGCCATACTGTCCATAGCCCTGGTGGGACTGGCGGCGGTTCCCGTCGCCACCACCAGGCTCATGGTCCACGGCGTCCAGAGGGAGAAGGCCCTTTCGGTGGCCATGGCCAGGCTCGAGGAGGTCGAGGGAGTCGATCTGGACAACACCTCCTGGGTCGTCAGTTCCGACGTTGATGGAGGGTATTCCTGGTCCAGGTCTGTGGCTAAGACATCCGACTATCTCCACATCGTCACGGTGGCGGTAAACTGGGACGGTCTCAGAGGGGCTGGAAGCCTGACCTTATCTCGGGACTACGGGACATCCCGGGACAGAAGGGTGGACTAA
- a CDS encoding type II secretion system protein: MKKDIKRNRRPGFTLVELLIVIIIIGILAGGMMLVAGGSTDKANATKIVSDLRTLKSAALMYYSDNNKWPTAANMATDFKPYIDKDFTGFALASDDQFVGYTGDLIKNTGVQGALKKMAKESGLYGGTAGPTTAAGDYDSEDGVWMRLR; the protein is encoded by the coding sequence ATGAAAAAGGATATCAAAAGAAACAGAAGGCCAGGATTCACACTGGTTGAGTTGCTCATAGTCATAATCATCATCGGTATACTGGCAGGAGGTATGATGTTGGTTGCAGGTGGTAGTACCGACAAGGCCAACGCCACGAAGATAGTCAGCGACCTGAGGACATTGAAGTCCGCTGCTTTGATGTATTACTCGGATAACAATAAATGGCCTACTGCAGCAAATATGGCAACTGATTTTAAGCCCTACATAGATAAAGATTTTACTGGTTTTGCCTTAGCTTCTGATGATCAATTTGTGGGATACACTGGCGACTTGATCAAGAACACCGGGGTCCAGGGTGCTCTTAAGAAAATGGCTAAAGAGTCGGGGCTTTATGGCGGAACGGCAGGGCCCACTACAGCAGCTGGAGACTATGATAGCGAAGATGGTGTCTGGATGAGGCTCCGCTAA